One Vitis vinifera cultivar Pinot Noir 40024 chromosome 8, ASM3070453v1 genomic window carries:
- the LOC100257236 gene encoding protein DUF642 L-GALACTONO-1,4-LACTONE-RESPONSIVE GENE 2, with translation MLLATLFLLSELNPPAKTMALFLSLCLVFFSIVCSSASATLPPYLDGLLPNGDFEKGPKASNLKKTVIKGKHSLPDWEIKGLVEYVSGGPQPGGFFLAVPRGVHAVKLGNEASISQNVRVRPGFIYSLTFGATRTCAQDEVLRVSIPGQSADLPIQTLYSTDGGDTYAWAFNATTEVVNVTFHNPGIQEDRTCGPLLDAIAIKQMPPLKLTRGSLAKNGGYETGPHVFKNFSTGVLLLPKQQDLISPLPGWIIESLKPVKYIDSKHFSVPTGLAAIELIGGRESAIAQIIRTVPNKSYNLTFTIGDAKNGCHGSMTVEAFAAKETVKVPHASQGKGEFKAASLKFKALSARTRITFYSAYYHTKLHDFGHMCGPVLDDVRVYPVS, from the exons ATGCTCTTAGCTACTCTGTTTTTGTTATCTGAACTGAACCCACCTGCAAAAACCATGGCTCTGTTTCTCTCACTCTGCCTTGTGTTCTTCTCTATCGTCTGCAGCTCTGCTTCTGCAACTCTTCCTCCATATCTTGATG GGCTTCTTCCAAATGGGGACTTTGAGAAAGGGCCCAAGGCGTCAAATCTGAAGAAGACAGTGATAAAAGGGAAGCACTCACTCCCGGACTGGGAGATCAAGGGCTTGGTGGAGTATGTTTCAGGTGGGCCGCAGCCAGGTGGGTTCTTCCTGGCTGTTCCTCGTGGGGTACATGCAGTGAAGCTTGGGAATGAGGCTTCGATCTCTCAGAATGTTCGAGTGAGGCCTGGCTTCATCTACTCGCTCACCTTTGGGGCCACTAGGACTTGTGCCCAAGACGAGGTGTTGAGGGTGTCCATCCCTGGTCAATCGGCAGATCTCCCTATCCAGACTCTGTATAGTACTGATGGTGGAGACACCTATGCTTGGGCTTTCAATGCCACCACAGAAGTTGTCAATGTCACATTCCACAACCCTGGGATTCAAGAGGATCGCACCTGTGGACCCCTGTTGGATGCTATTGCAATTAAGCAGATGCCACCTCTCAAGCTTACCAGAG GTAGTCTAGCTAAAAATGGAGGATATGAAACTGGCCCACACGTGTTCAAGAACTTCTCAACTGGGGTCCTCCTCCTTCCCAAGCAACAAGACCTGATCTCACCACTCCCTGGATGGATCATTGAGTCCCTCAAACCAGTGAAATACATAGATTCAAAGCACTTCTCAGTCCCCACAGGACTTGCTGCAATTGAGCTGATTGGAGGGAGAGAAAGTGCCATTGCCCAAATCATAAGGACAGTGCCCAACAAATCCTACAACCTCACATTTACTATTGGAGATGCCAAGAATGGCTGCCATGGATCCATGACGGTCGAGGCTTTTGCAGCTAAGGAAACTGTCAAAGTCCCCCATGCATCTCAAGGCAAGGGTGAGTTCAAGGCTGCAAGTCTCAAATTCAAAGCACTTTCAGCTAGAACAAGGATAACATTCTACAGTGCCTATTACCATACCAAGCTTCATGACTTTGGTCATATGTGTGGCCCTGTTTTGGATGATGTTAGGGTCTATCCCGTCTCTTAA
- the LOC100252116 gene encoding cycloartenol-C-24-methyltransferase — MSRSGALDLASGVGGKIEKNEVLSAVQKYEKYHVCHGGDEEERRANYTDMVNKYYDLATSFYEYGWGESFHFASRWKGESLRESIKRHEHFLAVQLGLKCGQKVLDVGCGIGGPLREIARFSDTSITGLNNNEYQITRGKELNRLAGVDKTCNFELADFMKMPFSNDTFDAVFAIEATCHAPDVLDCYKEIYRVLKPGQCFAAYEWCITDCFDPMNREHQRIKGEVELGNGLPDIRSVGQCLEALKLAGFEVLWEKDVAADSPLPWYLPLDTTQFSLSNFRTTSFGRFITRNMVKALEFVRLAPEGSQRVQAFLEKAAEALVEGGREGIFTPMYFFVARKPRS; from the exons ATGTCGAGATCTGGAGCATTGGATCTGGCTTCTGGGGTTGGTGGGAAGATTGAGAAAAATGAAGTACTCTCAGCTGTTCAGAA GTATGAGAAGTATCATGTTTGTCATGGAGGGGACGAGGAAGAGAGAAGAGCTAATTACACTGACATG GTTAACAAATACTATGATCTTGCTACAAGCTTTTACGAATATGGGTGGGGTGAGTCTTTCCATTTTGCGTCTAG ATGGAAAGGGGAGTCCCTTCGAGAGAGCATCAAACGACATGAACATTTTCTTGCAGTGCAACTAGGATTGAAATGTGGACAGAAG GTGTTGGATGTAGGCTGTGGCATTGGAGGTCCCCTAAGAGAAATCGCTAGATTCAG TGATACTTCTATTACAGGGTTGAATAACAATGAATATCAAATAACAAGGGGAAAG GAGCTAAACCGCCTTGCTGGAGTGGACAAGACCTGCAACTTTGAGTTG GCCGACTTCATGAAAATGCCATTTTCAAATGACACTTTTGATGCAGTATTTGCAATAGAAGCCACCTGCCATGCACCAGATGTG CTTGATTGCTACAAGGAGATTTATAGAGTGTTGAAGCCTGGCCAGTGTTTTGCTGCTTATGAATGGTGCATTACTGACTGCTTTGATCCCATGAACCGAGAACACCAGAGGATAAAG GGAGAAGTTGAGCTTGGCAACGGACTTCCTGACATCAGGTCAGTGGGACAATGTCTTGAAGCTCTGAAACTGGCAGGTTTTGAA GTTCTATGGGAGAAGGATGTTGCCGCAGACTCACCTCTCCCTTGGTATCTCCCTCTGGATACAACTCAGTTCTCACTAAGTAACTTTCGGACAACGTCTTTTGGACGCTTCATCACTAGAAACATG GTCAAAGCCTTAGAGTTTGTGAGGCTTGCACCAGAGGGGAGCCAAAGAGTTCAAGCTTTCCTGGAGAAAGCAGCAGAAGCTCTGGTTGAAGGAGGAAG GGAGGGGATTTTCACACCCATGTATTTTTTCGTGGCCCGGAAGCCCCGTTCGTAA